CCCACTAAATAAGCAAGGGATAAATCTTTTCAGTGAATAAGTCCTAGTAGCGTCTAATGATTTACTAACGCGCCGGAAACGGTTCCGCTGCTGGGAATTTAACCTCTCTAATAACTTCCACCGTATACGCTTCCATGACAGACCTCGCTAGCCTACAAGCCTTATTGGCCTCCCCTCTGCAGATCAACTACCAAGTTCAAGGTAATGAACAGGGGGCAGCTACCCTCACCATAGAGCCCGACGAGCAGCGCGTACTAGGGCCAGCCGGGTCGCAGGTGGTTTACACCTTCGAGAAAGGGAAGTTCGTGAGCATGGAAATCCTGGTGGCTGCCGGCTAGGCCTTAAGTCTGCACGTATGGCTAAGCCTGAATAGGCCCGATCAAGCAACCGATTCAAGCGGTTACGTTTTTTCGATTTCAAGTAGTTACGTTACCCTTCATGGCAAGGCATCTGCCTTCAAGTAACTGTGCTTGAGTATCACGAATCTAACGTAAAATTGTATATTGGTTGCAAATCGTGTCCTCTCAGCATTTTTAGTTCTGTGAATTCTTCTTTTTGCCTGTATGCCGCTTGGACGGACGCCGCTCTACTCGATGCGCTGCGAGAGGATCAAGAGCAGGCTTTTACGGAGATTTATAAGCGCTACTGCTATCGCTTGTTTACGGTGGCGTACCGGAAGCTCAAGAACTGTGAGGTAGCCGAAGAACTTGTGCAAGACTTATTTGCCGACCTCTGGGCTCGCCGGAGCAGCAACCAAATTGAGCAACTAGAGAACTACCTATTTACTGCCATTCGTTATCGAATTATCAATTATATCAAAGCGCAGCAAGTAAAGTCAGGCTACGAGTTGTACTGCCGGCTAAGCACCAATGAGGCGGATACCGACACTGAAAAATCCCTCGCCTTCAATGATTTAAGCGAGGCCCTGTTGGCGAGCATGCGTAAGTTGCCGGAGAAGTCAAGGGAGATTTTTCAGCTCAGCCGCCTCGAGCACTATAGTGTATCCGAAATTTCGGTGCGAGTCAAGCTCTCTGAAAAGAGCGTGGAATACCACCTAACTAAATCTTTAAAGCTCCTTCGCACTTACCTGCGCGATTATTTGCTGCTGATCTTGCCTCTATTAGTGTGGATACACTAAGCCGATAATATCCATATAGCCAGCAGTTTATCTTTAACGCATTAGCCAAGCACGCAAGCATAAGTAAGTTTTTTCAAAAAAACTTTCAATTGGTTTAGGGGTATCGGCAAGTTCGTTGACTTGTTAAATAGAACCCCACTAATTCCTGCTAGCGTGACGGAGGCTGAATTCCAAAATTTGCTGCAACGGTACCTCGACAACCAATGCACTGCTGAAGAGCGGGCATCGGTGGAACGCTGGTATGCGCGCTTAGAGGAAGTGGAAGTCCAAACTCTTCGGAGCCAGAATCAAGAAGCAGTGGAAGATGCCATCTGGCAACGCTTGGTTCGCAGCAAAGCAATACCATCTCAAGGTGCCCGTGTCATTCAACATCCGGCATCCTTCTGGCAAAGTGCCCCACTAAAATGGATGGCTGCTCTTCTGGTTTTAGGAGCAGCACTTGGATTACTGTTCACTTCAAACCAGTGGCAAGGGGTCCAGCTATCTAGTCAAGTGGCGTCCAACAATGGCTGGATTATTCGATACAACCAAACCTCGCAAGTTCAGCGTTTCGTTTTGCCGGATAGCAGCGCTATTACACTGCATCCTGGCAGCCGTTTGCGGTACCAAACAGCTTTTGTGGGTCCCAGACGAGAGGTATATCTACAAGGCGAAGCCTACTTTAAGGTTCACAAAAATCCAGCACAGCCGTTCCTAGTATTCACGAAGCAAGTGGTAACTACGGTGTTAGGCACCAGCTTCCGAGTGAAAGCTTATGCTGGCAGCAGCGAAGCGTCAGTTGCAGTCAGAGAGGGCAAGGTAGCTGTGCAAGCTCGTAAAGATGCAAAGCTTACTGCCACTCCGGCACAACCGGCAAGCAACGGTGTCCTATTGCTCCCCAATGAACAAGTCGTGTACTCGGTAGCCAACCGTCATCTGCAAAAGCAGCTTGTTACGAAACCTGTAATTCTGCGTCCGCAGAAATTTGAATTCGAGGAACGTCCCGTGGTGGAAGTACTAACGGCCCTTGAGAAAGCATACGGAGTAGATATAGTGTACGATCAAGACAAGCTAGCCAGCTGTACCGTCAGCATTTCTTTCGACCGCGAAACGTTGTTCGAAAAACTTGGCTTGCTGTGCAAATCCTTGGGGGCTCGCTATTCTCTTACCAACGAGAAAATTGTATTCCAAAGCTCGGGCTGCGAATTAAGCTCTTTGAGCAAGTAGTTGGTTTTCAACAGCTGACTCACCACACGTTGCTTAACTCCTAGAGTATTCACTGTTTCTTAAAATTCCCATACCATTCACAGTATTATGAAACATCCAGTACATTTCTCACCGCCTGCATGGCCAAAGCTGAAGGTATTATTGCTGCAAAGCGCGCTAGTTGGTTTGCCTGTTAGCTTGGTTACGGCTCAACCCATTCTAGCCGGACACCCCGCTGCTCCGGGGCCAAATGCAAGTCGCGCTCAGACCGTTCTAGAGCGCAAAATCACGCTGCAGGTGGAAGGGCAAACTATCAAGGAAACCTTAGCCCAAATTGCTCGGCAGGCTAATGTCCGCTTCGTGTACAGCCAGCAACGGATAGGAGCAGAGCGCAAAGTAAGCGTGCAGGCTACCGAAGAAAGCTTGTCTGCAGTACTGGATGAGGTATTGGCACCTCTCAAAATCGAGTACGAAGTTATCAATGGCCGCATAGTTCTTAAAGTGCCCACAGATGCAAACGTTTCCAATGCAAACGTTTCCCAAGATATTGGGGTCAGTGGCCGGGTAGTCGATAGTAAGGGTGCAGGGCTGCCAGGTGTGACGGTAGTTGTGAAAGGAACTACTACTGGCACAAGCACTGGGGCAGATGGTAGCTTCACGCTTCAAGTACCCGAAAACAGCGTACTGGTAGTGAGTTTTGTTGGTTTCACTCGCAAGGAAGTACCAGTAACTGGAGCTACCACCAACTTAACTGTAACACTAGCTGAAGATTCGCAGGCCTTGAACGAGGTAGTAGTAATCGGCTACGGTACTGCGCGCAAAAGTGACCTAACAGGCGCAGTGGCCTCCGTGAGTAGCGCCCAGCTCACGCAAGTTGCCACCTCCGATCCAGTGCAGTCGTTGCAAGGACGGGTAGCTGGCGTAGAAGTGACAGCGAACAGTGGTCAACCGGGCTCCGGCACTCGAATTCGGGTGCGGGGCGTAGGCACCATCAACAACAGCGACCCGCTCTACGTTGTGGACGGTATTCAAACCAGTGACATCGGGTTTTTGCTACCCGCCGACATCGAGTCAACAGAAATTCTAAAAGATGCTTCGGCTACAGCCATCTATGGCTCACGTGGCGCAAACGGTGTAGTGCTCATCACCACCAAACATGGCAAGGCTGGTCAGACGCAGTTCAATGTAACGGGTTATACCGGCTTTCAGCAGATTCGGCGGACGCTGCCCTTAACCACCGCCGCCGAATACTCGACGCTCGTATCGGAGGCTTTTGCCAACGCCGGGAAACAAGTACCTGATAGTTATAACTCGCTGCTGCAGGATGCTATTGCTACCAACGCAAAAGGCATTGATTATCAGGATCTGGTAACGCAGAAGGGCTTGATTACCAACTACAGCTTGTCGGCTTCGGGTGGTACCGAGCAGAATCGCTACTTGGTGAGCGGTAGCTACTTTCAGCAAAACGGCATTATCAAGAATTCAGGTTTCAAGAAGTACGTGATTCGGGTGAACGACGACGTGGTGCTCACCAAGCGCATCAAGGCGGGCGTGGCGGCCACATTTACGAACAGCAACCAAACGGGCTCTGGCGACGGTCAGGGTGGCTCGCCACCTTACTTGGTGCTGCAATACGCCGTGCAATCGAACCCTGTTTTCAACCCGTTTGGCCCCAACGGAACCTACAACGAAGACATCATCACGCGCAACGTGCTGAACGTGCCGCGTTACCTCGACGAACAGAAGTACAATAAGACGCAGAACAACAACTTGTTTAGCAGCAGCTACCTTGACATTTCGTTGTTTGAAGGATTGTCGTTCCGCTCTACGTTCGGCGTGAATTACAACAACAACCACCCTAAAGCCTACCAGCCGCAGTACTACATCGGCCCGGTAGACAACCGGGCCCAGAGCGCACTCATCGAAACGCGCAGCGAAAACGTTTCGTGGGTGTGGTCGAATTACGCCAACTACAACAAGACCTTCTCCGACAACAGCTCTTTCTCGGCTACCTTAGGCCAGGAGGCGCAGCGCGGCTTCGGCAACGGCATTTCCATTACGGCCTACAACGTGCCGGCCGATGCCTCCTTGCAATATGCTTCGGCCTCGCGTAGCACCGGCAACGTGGTGCGCAGTTCGCAGTACGACGGAGGCCTGATATCGTACTTCGGCCGAGCCAACTACAACTTCCGCGACAAGTACTTGGTCACGGGTACGTTACGCTTCGACCAGACCTCGAAGTTTCTCGGACCGGTGCGCACGGGCACGTTCCCATCGGTAGGCGCTGCTTGGAATATCTCCAATGAGAATTTCCTTAAGGACGTCAACTACTTGTCAGTGCTGAAGCTACGAGCCAGCTACGGCCAGGTGGGCAACCAAAACGCTGCCCCTAACTATGGCTACGCCTCGGTGGCGAGCAACAACCAGATCTACATATTCAACGGAGCACCAGCTCCCGGTTTGGCCATCACTCGGGTCAACAACCCGGACCTGAAGTGGGAAACAGCTGTTACCACCGACGTGGGCATCGATGCCGAGTTGTTCAACAGCCAGCTGACCTTCACGGCCGACTACTACGAGCGGCGCACCCAAGACATGATTGCGCTGTCTCCGGTACCCGACTACTTGGGTCAGGCTCCCGCTAGCGCCAACGTGGGCTCCCTGCGCAACCGGGGTCTGGAACTGGCCCTGAACTACCGCAATGAGGTGGGCAAGCTGCAATACAACGTGGGCGTTAACTTCACCAAAATCAACAACGAAGTAACCAGCCTAGGCGGCGGCAACCCCATTGTTGCCGGCACTGTACTCACGCAAATCGGTAACACTACCCTTACCAGCGTGGGCCGCGAAATAGCCTATTTCTATGGCTTGCAGGCTCAAGGCGTGTTTCACACGCAGGCCGAAATTGACGCCTATACTTTCACAGGTGCCGATGGAGTGACGAAGCGTGTGCAGCCGGGTGCTGTACCCGGCGATATGCGCTACCAGGATACCAATGGTGACGGCACAATTACGGCCGCCGATAACAAGTACTTGGGCAGCGGCACCCCCGACTTCAGTTACGGCGCTTCGCTGAACCTGAGCTACTCGGGCTTCGATTTCAAGGTCTTGCTGTATGGCGTGGAGGGTGCCGAAGCTGTGAACGGTGCAGGTTTCCACCTGAACAAGTCCGCCGACTTTGTGGGTGTGTGGAGCAACTTCTATGCGAGCCGCATGGACCGGTGGACGCCCAGCAACCCCAACAGCAATGAGCCTCGCATCACGTCGAACGATACCAACGGCAACGACCGCCTAAGCAGCCGCCATATAGAAGACGCCAGCTACCTGCGCGCCCGCAACATGGAACTAGGCTACACGCTACCCCAAGCCTTTTTGGGTAAGGTGAAGGTGAAGGGTGCCCGGGTGTTTGCCTCGGTTGACAACGTGTTTACCATCACGGACTACACCGGCTACGACCCCGAAATTTCCACGTCGGCCTCTTACAACGACCCCCTTGCGTACGGCGTCGACTACGGTAACTACCCGCAGGCTCGCACTTACCGCTTAGGCTTCAATGTGCAGTTTTAATTAGTCAATTCCCACCTAACTTATATGAAACCCACTCGCGCCGCTTTGCTCGGCCTACTACTGATTACGGTCCTGTCTCCTGGCTGTCAAAGCTTTCTGGACAAAGAACCTCTCGGCACCACCACCCAGGATAATCTTTTTAAAGACGCCGTGAATGCCGTGCAGGCCGTCAATGCTGTGTACGACGTAGCCGCCTGGGACCAGGGGCCCAAATGGGGTGACCCCAACGGCCAGTACGTGGCCCAGAACTTCGAATGGATGTTTGGCGACTTAATGACCGATGATTCCGATAAAGGGGGCAGTTCGCCCAGCGACTTTCCTTCCCTTATCGAGCTTAAAACCTGGAATACTCCGTCTAGTAGTCCAATCATCAACTCGCTTTGGACCCATAGTTTTACGGGTATTGCACGAGCCAACACCGTAATTAACAGCATCGATGCGGGTACCATCGACGAGGCGCTCAAATCACGACTGAAGGGCGAAGCCCTGTTCCTACGGGCGTATTTCTACTTCAACCTAGTGAAGCTTTACGGGGGCGTTCCGCTGTTCGAGAAAACGCTAGCACCGTCGGAAGCGCGCAACGCAACCCGCGCCACCATCGCTCAGACCTACGCCTTTATCGAGAAGGACCTGAAGGATGCCGCGGCGCTGCTACCTGAAAAAAGTGCTTATGCGGCCGCTGACCTAGGCCGCGCTACCAAAGGCGCTGCCAACGGCTACTTGGCCCGCGTTATTATGTACCAGTTGGGTACCGTGAACGGCAACAACCACACGTGGCAGGAAGTGTATGACATCACCAACACCATCATCGCCTCCAACCAGTACAGCCTACTAGCCAACTACGCAGCCATTCACCAAGAAGTTGGTGAGAACAGCAGCGAGTCGTTGTTCGAGATTCAGTTTGGATCGGACAACAACGGCTACGGCCCCATTTCGGTGGGCACAACCAGCAATATTTTTCAGAACAACCGCAACACGTTTGGCTACGGGTTCAACAACCCCACGCAGAGCTTAGTGGATGAGTTTGAGCCCAACGACCCGCGCCGCGAAGTCACGGTTATCAAGGACAACGACATTGCGCTGGGTATCCTCAACCGTATCGACCTCACCCAGAACGCCACGGGCTATTTCAACCGCAAGGCGGCTATTCTCAGACCCAATGCCCCGGAGTCGGGACCTCAAAACGTCCGTAAGATACGCTACGCCGACATCCTACTGATGAAGGCCGAAGCCGCTGCCCAGACCAGCAAACCTGCTGAAGCTGTAGCCTTGGTCAATCAGGTACGGCGGCGGGCACGCGTTTCCACCCGGCCGCCAGGCACCACGCTGGGCTCCGTAACCTACGAACCCACCAACGCGCCAGCCAGCACGCTGCCAGACCTGAATATGGGCCTGTCAGGCCAACCCTTGCTGACAGCCATCTGGCATGAGCGCCGGGTGGAATTCGGAGAAGAGTCGCTGCGCCTTTGGGATTTGATTCGCACGGGGCGCTACATGGGCATCCTGTCACCCGAGGTGCGGGCCCGTGCGCTTTCGCACATAGCCAGCGAACCCTCAGTGAATCCGACGCCCTTGCTGCCCATTCCCTTGAACGATGCGCAAAGCTGGAATCTGCCGCAAAACCCAGGTTACTAAGCGGCGTGCTTTTCCGGTCAGCAGTTGATCTGACTTACGGATAACGCCTTTTTATACCAACGCCCCGTTCTACTACCTGTAGAGCGGGGCGTTTTGCTGTTGGTAAGGAAGCGAATTAACTTATCTTCTATATGTAGGCTTCAGGCTTGCAACGTAAGTCAGCATGGTTATTCTTTGGTTAAAGTTGGTTGGTACCTTGGGCCAATAGATGGCCAATGACTTCGTTGCGCCTAATTAGCTTCGCATTCAGTTGTGTCTTTAAAACCCTTCTCTCTCGTCGTCGTCTCGCCTCCAGAACAGGTAGCAAATGAGGTGGAGCTTCTAGTTGAGCTTTTCCGCCAGGGCTTGCTGACGGCGCACATTCGCAAGCCAGACTGGACACTGGCAGAGTTGGAAGCGTACTTGCAGCTTGTTCCGGCCCCTTACCACCAGCGGCTTGTGCTGCATTCACACCATAAATTGGCGTTGCGCTATAAACTCAAAGGCATACACTTAACAGAGAAAAGCCGCAGCAAACCAACCACTACCACCTTGCTGCGGCAGCTGCGAGGCCAGAGCGTTTCAGCTTCCTTTCATTCTTTGGAGGCCGTAGTGGGACACCGGCGACCCTACGACTACGTTTTTCTGAGCCCTATCTTTGATAGTACCAGTAAGGCGGATTACCGTAGCAACTTCCGCCTGGAGCAGGTGCAGGAGGCGCTTCGTCGCTGGCAAGGGCGGCGGGGCTACATACCGCAGGTTGTAGCCCTGGGTGGCATTACGCCCCACAACATCCGCCAAGTGCAGCAAGCAGGCTTTGCAGGCGCCGCTGTACTCGGCGGTATCTGGCAGCAGCCCGACCCACTAGTTGCCTTTCAGCAGTTGCAATCAGAAATCAGCTAGGCCGTTTTGCAGCGAGTACACCACCGGAAAGCCCCGGTCCTGCAACAGCCGGGCGGCCTTGCGGCTGCGCCCGCCCGACTGGCAGTACACGACCACAGGAACGGTAGGCAGCAAACCGTCCAACTGCTCAGTTAAGTTGCCAAGTGGCAGTAACCGGCCCCGATGTTGTGCCGGGTATGTTCGTGGGGCTCGCGCACGTCTACGAGTTGCAGCGTCTCGCCAGACGTCAACTTCTGCTTTAAGCCCGTGGCCGTAATTTCTTGCACCACCGGCCCGCACAGTTCCTCGTAATCGGCCAGTGTTGTAAGGTATTGATTGGCTTCTACCGCCAGGAAATTAAAGGTTTGGAAGCTCATGGTTAAACTACTAAATACAAGCAGCTTGCCTCGTAGCACTTCACCTAGTTGGAGCAGTATCTTCAGTGTTTCGTTGGCCTGAAGCGTACCCACAATGCCAGGCAGCACGCCGAGTACGCCAATGTCGGAGCAGCTGGGCATTTCATCAGGGGCAGGCGGCTCGGGGTAGAGGCAGCGGTAAGTGGCACCACTCTGATAGTTGAAGACGCTGAGTTGGCCTTCGAACTTGAAAATGGCACCAAACACCAACGGCTTGCCGAGTAGCACGCAAGCATCGTTGACGAGGTAGCGGGTGGCGAAATTATCGGAGCAGTCTACCACTACATCGTAGTCGGACAGAAGACCTAACGCATTAGCGGCCGTCAAGCGCTGGGGTAGTGGCTGGAACGTAACGAAAGGGTTTAGCGCGGCCAATTTGGCGTGCGCAGCTTTTACTTTCAGTTGTCCGACATCGGCAGTGGAGTAGAGCACTTGGCGTTGCAAGTTGCTTTCGTCCACAGTATCTGCATCGAGTAGGCCGATGGTGCCTACTCCAGCGGCAGTCAAATACTGCAGCACAGGGCACCCTAGTCCGCCGCACCCTACTATCAGCACCGCGGCGCGGGCTAGCCGCTGCTGGCCTTCCAAGCCGATTTCGGGCAGCATGATATGTCGGGCGTACCGGCTTTGCTCAGCACTGGTCATGGCGTGACGGATGTAAGGGCGTGGTCCCAATCTTTCCACACGGGCTCGTAACCCTGGCGCCGAATCATGGCCGCAATTTCAGCGGGGCTGCGCTCGTCGGAAATCTCGAATTGCTCCAGCGAACTGGGCTCCACGACGTAGCCCCCGGGGTTGGTTTTCGAGCCGGCACTGATCGAGGTGATGCCCAGCCGGATGATATGGTCGCGGAAGGTTGGCGTTTCGCGGGTTGAAATCGAGAGTTCCACTTCCTCGTTCAGCAACCGGTACGCACAAATCAACTGCACCAGCTCCCGATCCGACATTTCCACTTTGGGTTGTAACAGTCCTTCGGCCGGGCGCAGGCGCGGAAACGACAAGCTATACTTGGTTTGCCAGTACGTTTTTTCCAGATAATCGAGGTGCAGGGCCGTGTAGAAGCTGTCGGTGCGCCAGTCCTCTAACCCAAACAGCACGCCCAGCCCCATTTTGTGTATGCCGGCTCGGCCTAGCCGGTCGGGGGTGTCGAGGCGGTAATAGAAATTCGACTTCTTGCCTTTGGGATGGTGCTTTTTGTAGTCTTCCTGATGATAGGTTTCCTGATAAACTAGTACCGTCGTCAGTCCTTCCGTTGCCAACAGTTCGTAATCTGCTTGCTCGAGGGGTTGCACCTCCATAGATAAGTGGGCGAAGTGGGACCGTAAGGTGCGCAGTGCGTTGCGCAGGTACTCCACGCCAACCGTCTGGTTGGCCTCGCCTGTTACCAGCAGCACATGCTCGTAACCCCAAGCTTTAAGTACAGCAGCTTCTTGCAGGATTTCTACGGTACTCAGCGTGCGGCGCCGGATATGATTATCGAGGCTGAAGCCACAGTACGTGCAAATATTCTGGCACTCATTCGACAGATACAGCGGCACGTAGAGCTGCACCGTGTTGCCAAACCGCTTACGGGTGATTTGCGAACTGAGCTGGGCCATTTGCTCGAGGTAGGGCGCAGCGGCCGGCGAAATCAGGGCTTTGAAATCCTCCAAGTTTCGCTTGGGCGCGCGCAAAGCCAGCTCTACATCGGCGGCCGTTTTGGCGTAGATGCTGTGCTTGGTGGTGTCCCAGGAGTGAGCGTCTAAAACATCGCGAAAACTCATTCTAGTCGAGAAAGGCGGTGAGTGGACTACTAGCGGCGGCCTGCGCTAACGGCGAAGCCAAGCGGGCTTCGTAGGCCAGGCGGCCCGCTTCCACGGCCAGCCGGAACGCTTGGGCCATGGCCACTGGCTGACCAGCCACGGCAATAGCTGTGTTGACCAGCACGGCCGCAGCACCAAGCTCCATAGCCGCTGCCGCGTGCGAGGGTGCTCCGATACCGGCATCGACTACCACCGGTACTCGGCTTTGATCGATGATGATTTCCAGAAAGTCTCTGGTCAGTAAGCCCTTATTGCTGCCAATAGGGGCCCCCAACGGCATGACAGCCGCCACGCCCACTTCCTCCAGCCGTTTGCACAACACCGGATCGGCGTGGACGTAGGGCAACACCACAAACCCTAGCTTGACGAGTTGCTCGGCCGCTTGCAGCGTTTCCACGGGGTCGGGCAGCAGGTACTTGGGGTCGGGATGGATTTCCAGCTTCAGCCAGTTGGTTTCCAAAGCTTCTCGGGCGAGTTGGGCAGCAAATACCGCTTCCTTGGCCGTGCGTACCCCGGAGGTGTTAGGTAGTAGTTGAAACTGCGAATGACTCAGGTGGCGCAGCAAATCGTCATCAGCCGCCGTGACGTCCACACGCTTCAGGGCCACGGTCACCAGCTCTGAGCCCGAGGCCAGCAGAGCATCTTCCATTAGGGCAGCCGAGCTGAACTTACCGGTGCCGGTGAAGAGACGCGACGAAAATTGCCGGTCGGCAATAACGAGTGGTTGAGTGCTCATGAGCGAATAGCTTGCGGGTGCAACTGTTCCAAGAAAAGGGCGGCCTCGGCTGCCGGCTCAGCGGCATGCGCAATAGCACCCGATACGGCCACTCCGTGTAAGCCCGCTGCCAGAAGCGCGGGCACATCGGCTATCAAGATGCCGCCAATGGCAATAATGGGAGTGCGTATACCAGCTGCCCGCGCTTGACCTAAGACAGCCTGATAGCCCTCCAGACCCAGAATTGGGCTTAAGTTCTGCTTGGTGGTAGTGAAGCGAAACGGGCCCATGCCGATGTAGTCCACGCCCGCAACGGCGAGTCGCTGCACGTCCTCGAACGTGTTGGCCGTCCCCCCAATAATAGGACCAGCACCAAGCAGGGCGCGGGCCTCGGCGGGCGGCATATCTTCTTTGCCAAGGTGCACGCCATCGGCGCCGATGGTGCGCACTAGTGCCGGATTGTCGTTGATGATGAGCGTGGCCCCGTAGTGCCGGCAGACCTGCTGGGTGGCGCGGGCTACTTCTTCCCACGCAGCAGCCGGCGTGTTTTTCACGCGCAGCTGCACCCAGCGGACGCCGCCTGCGCAGGCTTGCTCTGCTTGTTCAGCAGAGGCAGCAATAAAATGTAGTTTACTGATATGCATGGTGAGTTGAAAACGCAGAATGATAGCCTAACAGGGTAGGATTACTCGCCAGCACGGTAGCCGTGTAGGCTTTGCCGGCCCGGCACGCATCCTCCAGCGACTCTCCTTTCGCTAAGTGCGCCAGCACGGCCGCCGACAACACGCAGCCGCTCCCGTGCTTCTCACCGTGCGGTAGCCTCGGAGCGGTAAAAGCGTGTTCCTCGCCATTCAGGAACAGTATGTCGGTAGCTGAAGCCCCGTCGGCATGGCCGTCCTTGAGCAGTACCGGGCAAAAAGCACTGACTTCGCGGGCCGCTGCCTCGGGCGTGACGGCCGGCCATAACCGCAGCATTTCGGGCCGGTTGGGTGTGAGCAGGGCTAAGGGTTTGCACAAAGCTTCTACCAAGGCAAGGGGCAGGCTGTTATGAAACTCGTAGCCCGCGCTAGCTTTCAGCACTGGGTCCCAGATGATGCACACCCGCGGGTTTTGCGCTTGCAGCCACGCTAATAGTTCAGGCAATTGGGTTAAGCTCTCGATCAGGCCAATTTTCACATACTCGATAGTGAAACGGGCGAATAGCAGCCGCGCCTGGTCCAGAATATCAGCAGCCGAAACCCACTGCACCCGCTCGAATGCCACGTCGTTTTGCACCGTTAAAGCCGTGCACACCCCTAGGCC
This genomic window from Hymenobacter volaticus contains:
- a CDS encoding TonB-dependent receptor; the encoded protein is MKHPVHFSPPAWPKLKVLLLQSALVGLPVSLVTAQPILAGHPAAPGPNASRAQTVLERKITLQVEGQTIKETLAQIARQANVRFVYSQQRIGAERKVSVQATEESLSAVLDEVLAPLKIEYEVINGRIVLKVPTDANVSNANVSQDIGVSGRVVDSKGAGLPGVTVVVKGTTTGTSTGADGSFTLQVPENSVLVVSFVGFTRKEVPVTGATTNLTVTLAEDSQALNEVVVIGYGTARKSDLTGAVASVSSAQLTQVATSDPVQSLQGRVAGVEVTANSGQPGSGTRIRVRGVGTINNSDPLYVVDGIQTSDIGFLLPADIESTEILKDASATAIYGSRGANGVVLITTKHGKAGQTQFNVTGYTGFQQIRRTLPLTTAAEYSTLVSEAFANAGKQVPDSYNSLLQDAIATNAKGIDYQDLVTQKGLITNYSLSASGGTEQNRYLVSGSYFQQNGIIKNSGFKKYVIRVNDDVVLTKRIKAGVAATFTNSNQTGSGDGQGGSPPYLVLQYAVQSNPVFNPFGPNGTYNEDIITRNVLNVPRYLDEQKYNKTQNNNLFSSSYLDISLFEGLSFRSTFGVNYNNNHPKAYQPQYYIGPVDNRAQSALIETRSENVSWVWSNYANYNKTFSDNSSFSATLGQEAQRGFGNGISITAYNVPADASLQYASASRSTGNVVRSSQYDGGLISYFGRANYNFRDKYLVTGTLRFDQTSKFLGPVRTGTFPSVGAAWNISNENFLKDVNYLSVLKLRASYGQVGNQNAAPNYGYASVASNNQIYIFNGAPAPGLAITRVNNPDLKWETAVTTDVGIDAELFNSQLTFTADYYERRTQDMIALSPVPDYLGQAPASANVGSLRNRGLELALNYRNEVGKLQYNVGVNFTKINNEVTSLGGGNPIVAGTVLTQIGNTTLTSVGREIAYFYGLQAQGVFHTQAEIDAYTFTGADGVTKRVQPGAVPGDMRYQDTNGDGTITAADNKYLGSGTPDFSYGASLNLSYSGFDFKVLLYGVEGAEAVNGAGFHLNKSADFVGVWSNFYASRMDRWTPSNPNSNEPRITSNDTNGNDRLSSRHIEDASYLRARNMELGYTLPQAFLGKVKVKGARVFASVDNVFTITDYTGYDPEISTSASYNDPLAYGVDYGNYPQARTYRLGFNVQF
- a CDS encoding thiamine phosphate synthase, with translation MSLKPFSLVVVSPPEQVANEVELLVELFRQGLLTAHIRKPDWTLAELEAYLQLVPAPYHQRLVLHSHHKLALRYKLKGIHLTEKSRSKPTTTTLLRQLRGQSVSASFHSLEAVVGHRRPYDYVFLSPIFDSTSKADYRSNFRLEQVQEALRRWQGRRGYIPQVVALGGITPHNIRQVQQAGFAGAAVLGGIWQQPDPLVAFQQLQSEIS
- a CDS encoding RNA polymerase sigma-70 factor, whose product is MNSSFCLYAAWTDAALLDALREDQEQAFTEIYKRYCYRLFTVAYRKLKNCEVAEELVQDLFADLWARRSSNQIEQLENYLFTAIRYRIINYIKAQQVKSGYELYCRLSTNEADTDTEKSLAFNDLSEALLASMRKLPEKSREIFQLSRLEHYSVSEISVRVKLSEKSVEYHLTKSLKLLRTYLRDYLLLILPLLVWIH
- a CDS encoding RagB/SusD family nutrient uptake outer membrane protein, producing MKPTRAALLGLLLITVLSPGCQSFLDKEPLGTTTQDNLFKDAVNAVQAVNAVYDVAAWDQGPKWGDPNGQYVAQNFEWMFGDLMTDDSDKGGSSPSDFPSLIELKTWNTPSSSPIINSLWTHSFTGIARANTVINSIDAGTIDEALKSRLKGEALFLRAYFYFNLVKLYGGVPLFEKTLAPSEARNATRATIAQTYAFIEKDLKDAAALLPEKSAYAAADLGRATKGAANGYLARVIMYQLGTVNGNNHTWQEVYDITNTIIASNQYSLLANYAAIHQEVGENSSESLFEIQFGSDNNGYGPISVGTTSNIFQNNRNTFGYGFNNPTQSLVDEFEPNDPRREVTVIKDNDIALGILNRIDLTQNATGYFNRKAAILRPNAPESGPQNVRKIRYADILLMKAEAAAQTSKPAEAVALVNQVRRRARVSTRPPGTTLGSVTYEPTNAPASTLPDLNMGLSGQPLLTAIWHERRVEFGEESLRLWDLIRTGRYMGILSPEVRARALSHIASEPSVNPTPLLPIPLNDAQSWNLPQNPGY
- the moeB gene encoding HesA/MoeB/ThiF family protein; amino-acid sequence: MTSAEQSRYARHIMLPEIGLEGQQRLARAAVLIVGCGGLGCPVLQYLTAAGVGTIGLLDADTVDESNLQRQVLYSTADVGQLKVKAAHAKLAALNPFVTFQPLPQRLTAANALGLLSDYDVVVDCSDNFATRYLVNDACVLLGKPLVFGAIFKFEGQLSVFNYQSGATYRCLYPEPPAPDEMPSCSDIGVLGVLPGIVGTLQANETLKILLQLGEVLRGKLLVFSSLTMSFQTFNFLAVEANQYLTTLADYEELCGPVVQEITATGLKQKLTSGETLQLVDVREPHEHTRHNIGAGYCHLAT
- a CDS encoding rhodanese-like domain-containing protein, translated to MLPTVPVVVYCQSGGRSRKAARLLQDRGFPVVYSLQNGLADF
- a CDS encoding FecR family protein; this encodes MTEAEFQNLLQRYLDNQCTAEERASVERWYARLEEVEVQTLRSQNQEAVEDAIWQRLVRSKAIPSQGARVIQHPASFWQSAPLKWMAALLVLGAALGLLFTSNQWQGVQLSSQVASNNGWIIRYNQTSQVQRFVLPDSSAITLHPGSRLRYQTAFVGPRREVYLQGEAYFKVHKNPAQPFLVFTKQVVTTVLGTSFRVKAYAGSSEASVAVREGKVAVQARKDAKLTATPAQPASNGVLLLPNEQVVYSVANRHLQKQLVTKPVILRPQKFEFEERPVVEVLTALEKAYGVDIVYDQDKLASCTVSISFDRETLFEKLGLLCKSLGARYSLTNEKIVFQSSGCELSSLSK